The DNA window CCAGTTCATTACTTCCTGAAATGCTTGAAACCTGCTCGTTCCTTTCCGAATTACCTATACCTACTTTGTCGCTTCCCGAGTTACTAGAATCTTGCTCGTTACTTCCTGATATACTTGAATCCTGCTCTTTGCTTATTGAATTACTtgaggtttttttgttttgaacgtCACTAATTACTTGGTGATGTCCCTGTTGTCTAGCTGAAAGAACAATGGTAGTGCCTGCCTCCTCACTTTCATTAGAGTTTTCAGTATTTAGTTCCACGTCATTTCTTTCCGTTTCAAAGATTCTGCTTTGAGCTAAAACATCGGGTCTGAAAATGCTtgctttttctttaaacatctCTTCGCTACTTTCTTCTTTCTGCTCTTTTTGACTGCCTGAAAATTGAATAACATTGACCTCCGGCTGTTTTTCCATTGGAAATAACGCTGCAATTAAGTTCTTTGAACTCGATTGTGGTGAAATTTCTTTGTCGCCTTCGTTTGCAGAATTTCTTTGCAGGAGACGATTCCCGTTTctattttcaacatttatttgtaatacattttcttcctcactTTCACTTTCTTGCTCATCATCTTTAATTGCATCATCACCACCACCCTGCAAATATTGCAAAAACATTTGCCCCTCATCCAGTggtataaaaaaattgttttgatctTGGAAGGATTGTGAATGTTGATTTTTAGGTCCAGAAAATCCTTCTGCTAGTTTCAGTAGATTTTCAAGcgcttttatttctttttctggatccggaatttctttgaaatggCCGTCTGCGTCCAATGTGTGAATTTTTTGCAAAGAACTAGCCAGGAAGGTATCTGGTATTTCTGATTTAGCTAGATGGTGTACTAAGTTACGGTCTGACCCTGTATCTGACGACGGATTAACGTTTTGTGAGCGTTTGAGATTCCTGGCATGATTATCTTCGAACTGAATTGTATTTTCCATAGCTTTCTGAATAGAGTTTGAATGTACAAACTGCTCAGAAACATACTTTTCATTAAGCTCTTTGCTGTCATCCTTGTTTTTATTATCATCAGAAAATTTCTCAACGGCGTTTGAAAGCATTGCATGATTTGAAAAAGTGTTTTTTGTGAGATCGCCTCTTCTCTCTTGCTTTTTTTCAACAGCCTCAATTTCTTTCTCCGGGAAACCAAAAATATCTGTCAACTCGTTGTAAAGGTTTATATTTTCATCCATTTGCGTAGAGCTTGCTAGGAGATCATTGAAACCAATCTCTGGATTTATGTTCCTATGCATTATGTTTTCAGGTTGAAATTGATTCCAACTTGCTGGTGCAACTTGCGACactgatagaatattttgatttgtcTGTAGAGGAGTTACGTCTTCATCATCAAAAAGGATTCCGTTTGGAAATTGTGCGAAGTTAGAGATTGGATCCTCATTTGAATCAGTCCTGCCAGCTGAATCTATTTTCACCTCATGTTGTTTGTCATTGTCGTTATCATATTCTTCCTCACTTTTATCCTCatctttcttaattttttctcgTTTTACTCCTTCGTTGTCAAATTCAAACATTAAAGGATGTATTGGGGGCAATCTGATTTGTGAGTGTGTTTTCTTTGCTAGTAGTAAATCCTTTAAGAAATGTTTCGCTTTTGCGTCTAAATGTTTGCTTGAAAGTACATCGATCAGATAATTATCAGTATTGTTGTTCAATGCACTATGGTCTACATGGTGTCTGGACTCTAAATATGTGCTGTTACCAATGGATTTTGATTTGTTGATATTCAATTCTTTCAGTTTCTTGCCCTCAAAGCTCTTTTTCAAATCACCATCGTCTGCGGCGGAAGACTTATCTTcgaattttttcaattttaaaaatatatatcgtaATGTATTTGTTATGTTTTCCCTCTTCTCCACTGGCAAATGTTTGGCAATTTTAGCAAAAAGAACGATGGTATGTTTATATTTTGCGAGTACTGAAGCCTCTTTTTCACTTGCTTTTTCCAACGCAGATAGATACGACCCCTCATCGCGCTTATCGTGTGCTGTGATGTTGTTTGAGAGTGGCTGCGCTGTAAGATCTGTCTCTCCTATGTGTTTGGGGGCAGCATTAAGGAAGGCAACTGCTGCCAGAAAAACCACAAAGGCAAACATAatctaaaaaaatgaaaacgagTTGATTACTAACAAAGACCGGTGCGTGAGGGGTACAGCGTAAAACTACATATATTagtcatatttataattttttaaacaaattattgctttaaaaaaaagatcaatatatcatataatattttcgTAGCCACTTTCTGCATTGCaaagaagatattttgatattaatcatcGCCTTTTCTGGCATCATAAACCCAGTTTTCTGAAATCAGGAAATTAATTTCATGGAACTTATTTGAAAATGCTTTTCTGTTATATGAATAAAGTGAAATTTGACAATAGATTATAATATTGGTCATCCTACGTGTTGATATCATCTTGTAAAAGtctttaagttttaaatatttttttttcatttcgaaTTTGAACATAAAGATTATTCAATGGAATTtgctttcaaattttatatatcaaCGCTAACGTGCTTTATAACATATATGGATATTATGGATACTTGTCATTGAATGGagatacaataaaaataacCCTATGCATATTTCTTGAATTATGCCTTCTTGTGATAGTCTctgttttcaaacataaaaagaaatacatcCTTTGGATTTAAAACTACGAAAGGAATACTTGTATATCTTTGATTATATTATTCTCCTGAATGTTATGAAATTAAACATCATTGCTTATCATCACCTCATTATTATAAGTAGGCTTTTGATCTACTGCCTTTTCCTGATGCTGTAATATGCACGAGTAATTTACGACAATTGATTAGGATGAGTTTCAATTTTTCTTGGCATACTTTGAGTAATGAGATAGTATAATTAGAATATAATTGCTCGATGATTGATATCTATTTAAATGGCAGCTTTATTTCACATTAATTTatgatatgtttttgttttacaccatgttaaaagcaataaatctaacgattttcaatgaaatgattAGCTCATTAATTTCCAACCAATAAGTAATGATTTTTAGGTTTCCGACTTTATAGGCAGTATTTGAAAGATGAGGTCAATAGTTTCATCTGAAAGTTTTAATATCGAATTTCTTTGTgaacacatgtattttttttttaaaaatgtaaccTGTTAAAAGTTAACaacttttaagaattttttaaatacaatattgtagaCATTTTGGCATATTAATCTTTTCTTCATAAGTTTTTATCGTTATAGTAGGTCTTCAACTTTATCAAAAATTCACCtacaacttttattttataaacacaAAAGATATTTCTTGGATTTTAAATACTCCTTTAAATATTCACACCCCATGTTCATCAGCTTGGAGTCAATTTTAGCTGAAGACATGTAGCTTGTCTGGCATATTAAATTCGATGGAGGACTGGAGATTATAGCGCCACCGAATAAaaaaagtgtttattttttggGCACAAAACGTGTACTATTTCACGAtttatttctctatatattcaaaCTGCTTTCTCATAATATCACGACAAAACATTCCCCAAAACCCATTGTTATTCGCACTCTAGAGCCACATTAAATTGAGAGCATTTAATATTTCCCCTATTTATACTGCCATTTTGGATGCCAAGACAATTCGGTCCAACACGGTTTATGCATGACTTGTAAGTGTATTTGTTGCtgatgaagtaaaataatatgTTAAATCGAACGCACGTctaataatattttgtaataaacgGAGAAATGCATCGCGAAACAGCACACTGTTTGTGCACATAAATATGCACTTTTGTAATGGGTCACCTTAATCTTTTTGCAGACCAGTGTGCTACAGATAAGAAGGTTGGTCAGTTAGTATTCTGTGTTACTAATATTTTGagtccttaaaatatttttatattcactgagatgagaaaaaaaaataaaaatgaatggaTTGTATATAACTAATGAAGGTCAGTCAGTAAGTTCAATGCAATTTTgcaatgtcaaggtcatttgaataTCGATTAGAATGAGTAATTGGGATTATCATAAAATTGAAGGTTAAAATCACTTGTCAATGAAAGTATTTTGTTAGTAAAGCGAACTAGCAAACACAAAATTTTTAACAGTAAATATTTGACCCATGCTAACAAAAATACGAGCGTGGGTTACATAAGAGCAAACTTTGAGCACTGTTTCTCGCATAAAACTCGACAACTGATATCACAGGGGCCAAGTCCGttataacattaatttcaatgtaaccataaataaagaaaggggtcaaACTCTGAccaagataaaataaaaacaaccagctgaacttttattctgccaCCACATTGACCTCTGACAGGGCCAGCCATTTTGACGTCTTTGAGAAAGATTGATTCTGAATGGACCATCAGGAATATTAACCAATAAAATTGAGTTTAGCATTAGCTATCACAATGGCCGGCCTTGTCAGAAGTTGATGTGGTTGCAGAAcaaaagttcagtttggagattctttaaggaattttatcggatTTTGAGGATGTAAGTAGCGTGCGTTTGATGTGAGaatttaaaagattagtgcgaataTTTGTCGAGATTCTGTTCTTGTCATAGGCAAAAACCTATTgcaaatgttataaaaattaattgattttttaggcctttgaagcgagctggtagtggggtttttttttaatcttggtCAGAGTTCTatccctttctttatttatgattacattgaaattaatgttaaaacgggcttggcctcTGTGACTGATATCAAAACCTTAACaaacatattaaacaaaaaatgttatccAACTCAACTAATGACTATACACCTTTACGAGGGATTGATGGTCCTGGCcttttcatattatataaataaggGGGGGGTTGGtgtataaaatacttttttaaagatataggaaaattttttgaaagtaaaaataatgagatatttctttacttaataatagtttattgctaaaaaaaattatctttaaaaatatggtgtggatttgatggttaatttgttcaCAACCGAATGTCCAAAGGCACTTGTGTTCAATCCATATTGTTACATTTTATAGTTAActcttttttacatttattacataattGTCATAGTATAACAATCCTGTTATATAAAATCGGTGAGTATAAGTCTGGCAACTCTTTTCTAAACAACAATGTATATGTACTTTAGAACTTCTATACAGACTTTATAATGATTACTCTTGTTGTCAACTTTATTTTTGATGGGCGTTTAAAAACAAGATTtctgttatttatatttaaaaaaactccTGTGAAATAAATGACGTTTCACTAATCAATGTCTTGTCATTTGAAAAGTGTcttctgtatataaaaaaaagaaagtaatcAATTAAAAGGCGACAATAAAAGTTGTCTTTTGTAAATTTAGGGAGGATTTAATTCAAATACTGGTCATAAATCTTACATCAACCACAGGCtatgttaatttgtttaataactATATGAAACAATTGCgattcatttgtttttaaactgCTTATCATTGACATAAAATAATGGACTGGGAACCACATATTATAATTTATCTCCAAAAAGAAATCGGACTCAATATAACTATCGTCTtttgtattttcaatattaataagataactcAAATGTCGGTCAATAGCATGCACAGATCCAGAACATTTTTCCGTAGGGTGAAATGTCCGAGGTCTATTTTCGGTTTATTTACTGTGTgaatttaaggtggctcacttcaccttgaaatagtttctcaaatcagcggAAAATTGCATGGTAATGGTTGATAGCATGACGGTTAAGAAGCATATAATTCAAATGGAcgaaaaatttgcaattttggattaagaaaaactatattttcaaacatttaattCAGTAATGTGAACAATAGCCcaaggcggattcgaactcatgacctgctgTTCACAAGTCCGATATTTTGAACATTGCATGACATATGACGATATTCAACCAATCATATTGAtacaaacaattaaacaaaacaaatcgccaccttgtgacgtagtgtcttaaaaagtataagtctaggtgtagtgaggtaccttaatagatttaaattttccagaaggacccccccccccccccctcgaccTCTCCCATCCTAGTTCAGCATATGAGTAGAAATGGACttaatttttcatgtaaaaaaattaatagacaTTTTAAAGAAGCCCGacacgtttttcatttttttttaaatttcactgATGTTATTTTGActacagtttttaaaagatatatttttcatcgCACACTCTTCCAAAGAGATATGCTTAAGGAACTTACTGTCGAACATCAAAGATATGATGGcaatttttcaagttttttttaacacgGAAAGTGAAAATTTGATGAATAAGTCAATGCTTTCTTCTTATATGAAAAGAAGCCAACTACATTAATTGTGTAAACAATGCAATCTTCCATAACACCTCACCGTAAACTTACCTTACAATATTGAGTCCCAGCAGCTAATTCGTTCAAGAAGCCATGTGTACGACTGATATAATTTGTGAGATTTAATGTTGTTATATATGAGTTCAGTTTGCGTTACATGGGCAGGTATCTAACAGAGTCAATCAAGAAGTTCCATGTTAATGAATGATCAATCATGGTGTCAAAGTTTTGTATACATACATGATCACGACATTATTATTCAGCCTCCGTGAAAAAATTctaatgaatagataaattattactaaatttattttggttttctCACCTTGATTTAAAATATCGATGTGGAGGACACGAGAACTTAATTCAATGAAAAAGGCAAAAAACTTCATATACGTACAACTTTACACAAATAGAAAATACATGGAATATTATGTTATATATAGGACAATGTttctaccttttttttttatcttattcgtatttattgaatgaataagttcttgtttaatttattgCAGTCCCAAAATCGTGTTCTAGCTTTGTGAAATTGATAGGTAATATTATCAGAGCtggccatttttttttagaaactaGTATTTGTCTGCAAATCATACCGTACAGACTTAATGCTCAATTTATACGAACCTTGTAAGGCAGACTacaaatgttatatttacaagcatttAGTTTATATTTTGAGCTTACAGTATCATTTAGAACAATGAAGTTGTACACAAATGTCTTTCCAAAACGAGGTTGTCCTCGCTTATTCTTTTTTGAAAGAGTTAGACATAAGAAATGTATCAAGAGACAAACATGCACTACAGAAATTGAAGATGAAGGTCGTTTTGTACGTGTAtgccaatgtacatgtatatgacattATGTAAAAAGTTCTTGAAAAGTTATTATTGGTGTGAATTGTCCTTGTACAA is part of the Crassostrea angulata isolate pt1a10 chromosome 3, ASM2561291v2, whole genome shotgun sequence genome and encodes:
- the LOC128175433 gene encoding uncharacterized protein LOC128175433; amino-acid sequence: MFAFVVFLAAVAFLNAAPKHIGETDLTAQPLSNNITAHDKRDEGSYLSALEKASEKEASVLAKYKHTIVLFAKIAKHLPVEKRENITNTLRYIFLKLKKFEDKSSAADDGDLKKSFEGKKLKELNINKSKSIGNSTYLESRHHVDHSALNNNTDNYLIDVLSSKHLDAKAKHFLKDLLLAKKTHSQIRLPPIHPLMFEFDNEGVKREKIKKDEDKSEEEYDNDNDKQHEVKIDSAGRTDSNEDPISNFAQFPNGILFDDEDVTPLQTNQNILSVSQVAPASWNQFQPENIMHRNINPEIGFNDLLASSTQMDENINLYNELTDIFGFPEKEIEAVEKKQERRGDLTKNTFSNHAMLSNAVEKFSDDNKNKDDSKELNEKYVSEQFVHSNSIQKAMENTIQFEDNHARNLKRSQNVNPSSDTGSDRNLVHHLAKSEIPDTFLASSLQKIHTLDADGHFKEIPDPEKEIKALENLLKLAEGFSGPKNQHSQSFQDQNNFFIPLDEGQMFLQYLQGGGDDAIKDDEQESESEEENVLQINVENRNGNRLLQRNSANEGDKEISPQSSSKNLIAALFPMEKQPEVNVIQFSGSQKEQKEESSEEMFKEKASIFRPDVLAQSRIFETERNDVELNTENSNESEEAGTTIVLSARQQGHHQVISDVQNKKTSSNSISKEQDSSISGSNEQDSSNSGSDKVGIGNSERNEQVSSISGSNELDSNISGISKQDSSHSTSIEHDSSNSGSNEQDSSKSESNEQDSSKSDSSKSESNEKDSSKSDSSKSDSSKSDSSKSESNEQDSSKSDSSKSESNEQDSSKSDSSKSESNEQDSSKSESSEQDSSKSESNEQDSSISGSIDQDSSDESQESEDSESQETRPVVFPPINHLDYIGDQLTRIDESKRERKIRKDVKPTNVIVRDHKPDVLPRQPFPHNDIPKDDLVFPRVQPKNEKRYVPNLPEDKRILLDIPVDNPVREINSDWNFDEVDDDLNLVTPIANDDDLFIAIQNIERRLPKDMERNKRQNLYKKKTNYGYNGIIRLTSKYSNRKGIKHKRYSTKYKKILPYTENLHRNDVGYIEPEIFDRFLPYSDDTDEFREGQIYRDSFGYQGPYSMYKKSTHSGNGLIKLTPEELHELNVIYKDSLRHQSLDSLYRKSMHSGHRLLKLTAKELHELNKIYMDSLGYQSLDSLYKKSTHSGNLLLKLTAKELEELNQIYRATRKYRPAPFAKSRNHHYSVLQSPHRILNEQIRGNGDRSTDRISYGGRSLFGRRLLERRIFNEEMTRPRHRAFSRQGFHRHPRANHLSENRAYSYPDINTRRQR